In Deltaproteobacteria bacterium, the genomic window ACGGGGCTTTGATGTGGAGCCATTGCAGGACCGGTATGAAAACCGCCGGGTGAGAACCACGGTTCGCGCCTGAGAACGGGGATGGACGCCGTCAGTGAAAAATCGGAAGTGAGGAGCGGGTATTGATGAAGGAGAACTCGAACACGACCAGAGAGAACAGGGAGCTCACCCTTCTCTGGGAGATAAGTCGCATTCTTGGACAGAGCATGGACCTGAGCGAGATCGGGAACCCCATTCTTACGGCCCTCGACAGGAACATGGGTATGAACCGTGGATTCATAACACTCCTGAACAGGGAATCGGGTGATATTCTCATCGAAGCGGCCCACGGGCTTTCCGAGGCACAGATCAAGCGGGGGAGATACCGCATCGGCGAGGGGGTCGTCGGCAAGGTGGTGGAAACGGGCCGTCCCATGGTGGTCCCCCGCATCTCTGAAGAACCGCGGTTCCTGGATCGCACCGGCGCCCGCGCCAACCTGGACAAGAAGGATATCTCCTTTATCTGCGTGCCCATCAGGTTGCAGAAGGAAGTGATCGGCACCCTCAGTGCTGACAGGATATTCGATGAAACGATATCCCTCAATGAGGACCTGCGACTGCTGACCATCATCGCTTCCATGATGGCCCAGGCGGCCAGGCTCAGGCAGAAGGCCGAAGAGGAACAGGAAATACTGACCCGGGAGCACGAAAAGGTCCGCCGTGAAAAGACGAAGAGCACGGAACGGGTCACCACGGGCCTCAAAGGCCTGGACGCTATCATTGACGGCCTCAGGATCGGCGATAACGTGGTATGGCAGGTCGACAGCCTGGATGAGTACGAGTACTTCATCCGGTTCTTCATAGAGAGCGCCGCCGCCGAGAACAAGAGGCTCGTATACCTGCGCTTTGCCGACCACCGGCCCCTCCTGAGGCCGGGAGACAACCGGGTCATTTACGAACTCGACGCGGCCGCCGGTTTTGAATCCTTTTCGACGGAGGTCTACAATATCATTACCCGCGAGGGGCGCGGTGTCTACTATGTGTTCGACTGCCTTTCAAACCTTCTGTCGGCGTGGGCGACGGACCTCATGATCGGGAATTTCTTCGTCATTACCTGTCCCTATCTCTACGAACTGGATACCATCGCCCATTTCGCGATCATCAGGGAGAGCCATTCGTTCCAGACGGTTGCCCGCATCCGCGAGACCACGCAGGTGCTCGTCGATGTGATCAGCATGGGAGGGTCCTATTACGTGCACCCACTGAAGGTCTGGAAACGCTATTCGCCAACCATGTTCCTTCCCCACAAAAAGGAGGATGACCGGTTCGTTCCCATTATCGACAGCGTCGACGCGGCGAAACTGTATTCCGATATTTCACGGCTCAAATCGGAGCGGACCGACCGGCGTCTCGATTACTGGGACCGTCTTTTCCTGGAGGCGGAGGAGTTACTCGATAAACCATGGGAACCCGAACGCAAGCAGGAAATGGTCGATCATATCTGCCGGATCATGATCACCCGGGAACCGCGCATGTCGATCCTCGTCAAGGAACACTTTTCACTTGAGGACCTCATCGAAATACGGAAACGGTTGCTGGGGACGGGGTACATCGGCGGTAAGACCGTGGGAATGCTCCTGGCACGGAGGATCCTTGACGAAGACCGCGCCGTCAGGTGGTCGGATCATCTGGAGCCGCATGACTCATTCTATATCGGGTCCGATGTGTATTATACCTACCTGGTACAGAACGGCTGGTGGCCCCTGAGGATGAAGCAGAAAACAGGGGAGGGATATTTCAACGTTGCCTCGGTCCTCAGGGAAAAGATGCGGCACGGGACCTTTCCCGACGAGATCAAGGAGCAGTTCACGCGGATGCTGGACTATTTCGGCCAGTCCCCGATCATCATCCGCTCCAGCAGCCTGCTCGAGGACTCTTTCGGCAACGCCTTCGCCGGCAAGTACGAAAGTATTTTCCGCGTCAACCGGGGAACCCCGGAAGAACGCTATGAACAGTTCGAAGAGGCCGTTCGGGAGATCTACGCCAGCACCATGAACGAGAACGCCCTTTCATACCGCCTTCAGCGGGGCCTGCAGGAAGCGGATGAACAGATGGCCCTGCTGGTCCAGCGCGTTTCCGGTTCATACCATCAGAGATATTTCTTTCCCGATGTCGGAGGCGTCGGCGCCTCGTACAATACCTTTGTATGGAGCAGGGACATGGAACCGCAGGCGGGAATGCTCCGGATCGTTTTCGGTCTCGGTACCCGCGCGGTGAACCGCGTGGAAGGTGATTATCCCCGGATCGTCGCTCTCGATCATCCACTTCTGAGACCGCATGGCGGCGTGGAGGACACGCGAAAGTACTCTCAGCGGGAGGTCGATGTCCTGGACCTCGAAGAGAACGATCTGAAGACCCTCTCAGTTATTTCCCTCATGGGACAGAAGGTTGATGTCAGGATCGACCGCATTGCCGTCAGGGATTTTGAAACGAACCGCCGGATCAGGGACCTTGGTATCAAGGACCAGGAAGCCTGGATCCTCACCTTTGATGATTTTCTCGCGTCGTCGTCTTTCACGAAGATCATGGGTTCCATGATGCGCAAACTCGAAGCGATATATGAGTATCCTGTGGATATAGAATTCACCGTGAATTTTACCGAAACCGATGATTTCAAGATAAACCTCGTTCAGTGCCGTCCCCTTCAGACCATCGGGCTGGAAGAGCGCATCGAACTGCCCCGGGAGATCGAGCCGGCGCGCATCTTCTTCGAGTCGGAGGGAGGATTTTTCGGGGGCGGTATCTCACGGCGGATACAGAGGATCATCTACATCGAGCCCTCGGAATACACGAAACTGCAACTAACCCGGAAATACGAGGTGGCCCGCCTCGTCGGCAGGTTGAACCGCCAGGTCACCGACAGGGAAGAACTGCACGTCATGCTCCTGGGACCCGGACGGTGGGGCTCAACGACCCCCTCTCTCGGGGTTCCCGTCAATTTTTCCGAGATCAACCAGGTCGATGTGCTTGGCGAGATAGCCTACAGTGATGGAAATCTCATGCCGGAACTCTCCTATGGAACGCATTTTTTCCAGGACCTGGTGGAAACCCGCATATTCTATGTCGCGCTCTTCCCGGAGCATGATAATGTCCTCTTCAACAGGGACTGGCTCAGGGGGGTTCCCGACATATTCGAATCGCTCCTGCCCGATCAGGCCCAGTATCAGGAGGTGATCCATGTCTATGACGTCAGCGATCGGGGGTTGAGGATCATGGCTGACATTGTTCAGCAGCGGGTCATCTGTTTCGGCGAACGGCAGTCCTGACAATATCAATTGCATTTATAGATGGTTATATGTTACTTGCTCTCTTTTAAAGGCGATATGCCGCTCAGTGCGTCCGACACGTGTTTGCATGTCGGCCTTCAGAGACACATCGTCGAAAAAAGAGGGAAGTTCAATGCTGGACATAAGACCGCTGAGCGCCCCTGAGCGAAATCTCAGGGGCATTGATTTCTTTCTTCTCTGGGCCGGTGTCGCCATATCGCTTGCCGAGATCTGGGCGGGCGGGTTTCTGGCTCCTATGGGCCTGTGGCTCGGCCTGACGGCCATAATCATCGGCCATGTCATCGGAAACACCTTCATGGGCCTCGGCGGCCTTATCGGTTCCGATCACGGTATCATGTCCATGGTATCCGTCAGGCCCTCCTTCGGCATCAGGGGCTCCTACCTGCCGGCGGTTCTGAACATCATACAGCTCATCGGCTGGGCCGCCATCATGCTGATCATCGCGGGCCGTGCGGGCACCACGCTTGCCGGGGCGATTCCCGGCGTTCCCGCCGACGCACGGTTCTGGATCGTGACGATCGGGTTCGGCACGCTCCTCTGGGCGCTTCTGACGGGAAAAACGATCTGGAAGATCATGCAGACCCTGGCGGTCATCGCCCTTATGCTGGTCGTCGTGATGATGAGTTTCGTTTCTTTCGGAAGGTTCTATCCGACCGCCGGAACGGTCGGCCCCGGCGACATGCCCTTCATGATCGGCCTCGATCTCGTCATTGCCATGCCCATTTCCTGGCTGCCCCTGGTGGCCGATTATTCCCGGTTCTCGGCGCGGAAAGGTACCGTGTTCTGGAATACCTGGTGGGGTTATTTCATTGTATCCTCCTGGATGTATGTCCTGGGTCTCGTGGCGACGCTGGCCACGGGTGAAACCGACCCGGGCGGACTCATTCTGCGGACCCTTGAGCAGATCGGCTTTGCCGTGCCGGCATTGATACTCGTCATTTTTTCGACGATCACATCGGATTTTCCCGATGTGTATTCCGCCACCTGCTCCATCATGAACATTTCCGACCGGGCGGGCCCGAAGACGGTCATGTGGATCGCCGGCATCCTCTCGATCGTCGTGGCGCTCTTCTTTCCCATCGACCAGTACGAGAACTTCCTCCTCTTCATCGGGGCGATGTTCGTCCCCCTTTTCGGGGTTGTGCTCGTTGATTATTTTGTTATACGAAAAAGGAAACTTGTCCTTGACGATCTGTACCGGACCGGCGGCGCCTACTGGTATTACCGTGGCGTGAACATCACCGCCATGTGCGCCTGGGCGGCGGGTTTCGCCACCTTTGAAGTGATCGCCTGGATGAAGTGGTCCGTGGGAGGCTCCCTGCCGTCAATGGCTGTGGCCGGTCTGTTTTATTATCTTGCGACCAGGATGCTGGGTGGGGAAAAAAGAGGAACATGAACTCCACGCTTCCAATCGGTAAGATCCATCCGGAATTTCTCTCCGAGCTGCTCGACCGGTATACGGCCCGGAACGGCCGTGTCGTCGTCGGGTCCGGGATCGGTGAGGACGCCGCCGTGATAGACATGGGGGACCGGTATCTTATTGCGAAGACCGACCCGATAACCTGCGCCACCGACCAGGTGGGTTATTACGTCGTGAACATCAATGCGAACGACATCGCCGCCATGGGGGGAATGCCCCGGTGGTTCCTCGCCACGGTACTGGTTCCCGAGGGAACCGACCATGGCGGGCTGGAACTGATCTTTTCACAGATATCGAACAGCTGCAGGGAACTGGAGATCGTGTACTGCGGCGGTCATACGGAGGTGACGACCGGTGTGAAAAACCCCGTCGTCATCGGCCAGATGCTTGGGGAAGCGGGCAGGACAGAGCTCCGGCCCAGTTCGGAGGCGCGGAACGGTGATGACCTGGTCATGACCAAATCGGCGGCCATCGAGGCAACGTCGCTCATCGCCCGGGAACGGGAAGCCGAGCTGGCGAAGCATTTTTCACGGGATTTTCTTGCACGGGCCCGGCAATTTCTGTACGACCCGGGCATCAGCGTCTTGAAGGAAGCCCGGGTCCTGGCAGGCTTCCGGGGGATCCATGCCTATCATGACCCGACCGAAGGCGGTATCAGCACGGGCATCTATGAAATGGCGAAGGCCAGCGGCCTGGGGTGCACGGTCGTCTATCATGCCATTCCGGTGCGTGAAGAAACGGCGAAACTCTGCGAGTTCTACGGGATTGATCCCCTGGGAACCTTCGCCTCCGGTTCGATGCTGATGTCGGTTGCCCCGCATTTGACCGATGCCGTTATTAATAAACTGGCAGGTGCCGGCATCCCGGCGTCGAAGATCGGAACACTGGTTTCCCCGGACAGGGGCATGATCCTCGATACCGGTGACAGCCTGCGGCCGCTTCCCGTGTATCATCAGGACGAATTTTCCCGGATCCCCTGATGGCGGGTTGACGCGATCAGGCGAGGTGTACCGGGCCGGTAAAACATTGACGGACATGAAAGGATTGGGTC contains:
- a CDS encoding AIR synthase family protein produces the protein MNSTLPIGKIHPEFLSELLDRYTARNGRVVVGSGIGEDAAVIDMGDRYLIAKTDPITCATDQVGYYVVNINANDIAAMGGMPRWFLATVLVPEGTDHGGLELIFSQISNSCRELEIVYCGGHTEVTTGVKNPVVIGQMLGEAGRTELRPSSEARNGDDLVMTKSAAIEATSLIAREREAELAKHFSRDFLARARQFLYDPGISVLKEARVLAGFRGIHAYHDPTEGGISTGIYEMAKASGLGCTVVYHAIPVREETAKLCEFYGIDPLGTFASGSMLMSVAPHLTDAVINKLAGAGIPASKIGTLVSPDRGMILDTGDSLRPLPVYHQDEFSRIP
- the cytX gene encoding putative hydroxymethylpyrimidine transporter CytX; this translates as MLDIRPLSAPERNLRGIDFFLLWAGVAISLAEIWAGGFLAPMGLWLGLTAIIIGHVIGNTFMGLGGLIGSDHGIMSMVSVRPSFGIRGSYLPAVLNIIQLIGWAAIMLIIAGRAGTTLAGAIPGVPADARFWIVTIGFGTLLWALLTGKTIWKIMQTLAVIALMLVVVMMSFVSFGRFYPTAGTVGPGDMPFMIGLDLVIAMPISWLPLVADYSRFSARKGTVFWNTWWGYFIVSSWMYVLGLVATLATGETDPGGLILRTLEQIGFAVPALILVIFSTITSDFPDVYSATCSIMNISDRAGPKTVMWIAGILSIVVALFFPIDQYENFLLFIGAMFVPLFGVVLVDYFVIRKRKLVLDDLYRTGGAYWYYRGVNITAMCAWAAGFATFEVIAWMKWSVGGSLPSMAVAGLFYYLATRMLGGEKRGT
- a CDS encoding GAF domain-containing protein; this translates as MKENSNTTRENRELTLLWEISRILGQSMDLSEIGNPILTALDRNMGMNRGFITLLNRESGDILIEAAHGLSEAQIKRGRYRIGEGVVGKVVETGRPMVVPRISEEPRFLDRTGARANLDKKDISFICVPIRLQKEVIGTLSADRIFDETISLNEDLRLLTIIASMMAQAARLRQKAEEEQEILTREHEKVRREKTKSTERVTTGLKGLDAIIDGLRIGDNVVWQVDSLDEYEYFIRFFIESAAAENKRLVYLRFADHRPLLRPGDNRVIYELDAAAGFESFSTEVYNIITREGRGVYYVFDCLSNLLSAWATDLMIGNFFVITCPYLYELDTIAHFAIIRESHSFQTVARIRETTQVLVDVISMGGSYYVHPLKVWKRYSPTMFLPHKKEDDRFVPIIDSVDAAKLYSDISRLKSERTDRRLDYWDRLFLEAEELLDKPWEPERKQEMVDHICRIMITREPRMSILVKEHFSLEDLIEIRKRLLGTGYIGGKTVGMLLARRILDEDRAVRWSDHLEPHDSFYIGSDVYYTYLVQNGWWPLRMKQKTGEGYFNVASVLREKMRHGTFPDEIKEQFTRMLDYFGQSPIIIRSSSLLEDSFGNAFAGKYESIFRVNRGTPEERYEQFEEAVREIYASTMNENALSYRLQRGLQEADEQMALLVQRVSGSYHQRYFFPDVGGVGASYNTFVWSRDMEPQAGMLRIVFGLGTRAVNRVEGDYPRIVALDHPLLRPHGGVEDTRKYSQREVDVLDLEENDLKTLSVISLMGQKVDVRIDRIAVRDFETNRRIRDLGIKDQEAWILTFDDFLASSSFTKIMGSMMRKLEAIYEYPVDIEFTVNFTETDDFKINLVQCRPLQTIGLEERIELPREIEPARIFFESEGGFFGGGISRRIQRIIYIEPSEYTKLQLTRKYEVARLVGRLNRQVTDREELHVMLLGPGRWGSTTPSLGVPVNFSEINQVDVLGEIAYSDGNLMPELSYGTHFFQDLVETRIFYVALFPEHDNVLFNRDWLRGVPDIFESLLPDQAQYQEVIHVYDVSDRGLRIMADIVQQRVICFGERQS